From Mustela nigripes isolate SB6536 chromosome 13, MUSNIG.SB6536, whole genome shotgun sequence, one genomic window encodes:
- the RSL24D1 gene encoding probable ribosome biogenesis protein RLP24: MRIEKCYFCSGPIYPGHGMMFVRNDCKVFRFCKSKCHKNFKKKRNPRKVRWTKAFRKAAGKELTVDNSFEFEKRRNEPVKYQRELWNKTIDAMKRVEEIKQKRQAKFIMNRLKKNKELQKVQDIKEVKQNIHLIRAPLAGKGKQLEEKMVQKLQQDVDMEDVS; the protein is encoded by the exons ATGCGGATTGAGAAGTGTTATTTCTGTTCGGGCCCTATTTACCCCGGCCACGGCATGATGTTTGTCCGCAACGATTGCAAG gtgttcagaTTCTGTAAATCCAAGTgtcataaaaactttaaaaagaagcgGAATCCTCGCAAGGTCAGGTGGACTAAAGCATTCCGTAAAGCAGCTGGTAAAGAGCTTACAGTG gataattcatttgaatttgaaaaaCGTAGAAATGAACCTGTCAAATACCAGCGAGAGTTATGGAATAAAACTA ttgaTGCAATGAAGAGAGTTGAAGAGATCAAACAGAAGCGCCAAGCTAAATTTATAATGAACAG attaaagaaaaataaagaattacagAAAGTTCAGGACATCAAAGAAGTCAAGCAAAACATTCATCTTATCCGGGCCCCTCTTGCAG gcaaAGGAAAGCAGCTGGAAGAAAAAATGGTGCAGAAATTACAACAGGATGTGGACATGGAGgatgtttcttaa